In one Streptomyces sp. NBC_01288 genomic region, the following are encoded:
- a CDS encoding helix-turn-helix domain-containing protein — translation MSPAEADPHAIEVHLDRILEERGMTLAELAVQVGVTNVNLSILKNGRAKAIRFSTLTRICEVLDCQPGDLLTHRPQHGKG, via the coding sequence ATGTCCCCCGCCGAGGCCGACCCGCACGCCATCGAGGTCCACCTCGACCGGATCCTGGAGGAACGCGGCATGACCCTGGCCGAACTGGCCGTCCAGGTGGGCGTCACGAACGTCAACCTGTCCATCCTCAAGAACGGCCGCGCGAAGGCCATCCGCTTCAGCACCCTGACCCGCATCTGCGAAGTCCTCGACTGCCAGCCCGGCGACCTCCTCACCCACCGCCCGCAGCACGGGAAGGGGTGA
- a CDS encoding aminoglycoside 3'-phosphotransferase, which produces MVTSPQGPVELPWIVTELAAGRPVRAVWRNEVGGLTFQVGLEDARQFVKWTPAGSGVGLSAEVVRLRWAAAFAVVPRVVGEGADGTGSWIVTAGLPGRIAVDDHWKRDPGTAVRAIGTGLRALHEQLPVADCPFDWSAGQRLEAVRSRAAAGLVDPADWPEDFQHLGTVERALRVLTDIPPVDELVVCHGDACAPNTLIGDDGRCCGHVDLGALGVADRWADLAIATWSTRWNYGPGWEEPLLEAYGVEPDPERVRYYRLLWRLSD; this is translated from the coding sequence ATGGTGACCTCGCCCCAAGGGCCGGTCGAGCTTCCGTGGATCGTCACCGAACTCGCGGCGGGGCGCCCGGTACGGGCCGTGTGGCGCAACGAGGTCGGCGGTCTGACGTTTCAGGTCGGCCTGGAGGATGCGCGGCAGTTCGTGAAGTGGACGCCGGCGGGCAGTGGCGTCGGCCTCTCGGCCGAGGTGGTGCGCCTGCGCTGGGCGGCGGCGTTCGCCGTGGTGCCGCGTGTCGTCGGCGAGGGCGCGGACGGGACGGGGTCCTGGATCGTCACGGCCGGCCTGCCCGGGCGTATAGCCGTGGACGACCACTGGAAGCGCGACCCCGGCACCGCGGTACGCGCCATCGGTACCGGGCTGCGCGCCCTGCACGAGCAACTGCCTGTCGCGGACTGTCCGTTCGACTGGTCGGCCGGGCAGCGGCTGGAGGCGGTACGGTCCCGAGCGGCGGCGGGCCTGGTCGATCCGGCGGACTGGCCCGAGGACTTCCAGCACCTCGGGACCGTCGAGCGTGCGCTCCGCGTGCTCACCGACATCCCGCCGGTCGATGAACTCGTCGTCTGCCATGGCGACGCCTGCGCTCCGAACACCCTGATCGGCGACGACGGCAGGTGCTGCGGTCACGTGGACCTCGGCGCGCTCGGTGTCGCCGACCGCTGGGCCGACCTCGCCATCGCGACGTGGAGCACGCGGTGGAACTACGGTCCCGGCTGGGAAGAGCCGTTGCTCGAAGCCTACGGAGTCGAGCCGGACCCGGAACGGGTCAGGTATTACCGGTTGTTGTGGCGGCTGTCGGACTGA